The Halalkalicoccus subterraneus genome contains the following window.
TGAGGTGGACACCGAGAGCCGATGGCGGCGGGGATTGAGACGGTTCCGGCGGAACCGCTCGGCGATGGCCGGCGTGGCCGTCGTCGCGGTGCTGGCGCTCGCGGCGTTTCTCGCCCGGCCGGTGGTGATCGCCGGGGTTCCGATCCAGCCGTTCGCGCTGGCGCCCCACGAGCCCTCGACGATCCTGTACCTGCAGGACCCGAGCGTGGGCGTCTACGACCCGCCGTCGCCCTCCTACCCGATGGGGACCGACGGCTCGGGCCGGGACCTGTTCTCGCGGATCCTCTACGGCGGACGATACAGCCTCTCGATCGGCTTCATCGTCGTCGCGCTGACCGCGAGTTTCGGTGCGGTCTACGGTGCGATTTCGGGCTACTACGGCGGCTGGACCGACGAGGTCATGATGCGGATCGTCGATACCATCTACGCGTTCCCCGGCCTGATTCTCGCGCTGATCATCGTCGCGATCCTCGGCGGGGGCTACTGGCAGCTCGTGCTCGCGTTCTCGCTGTTCGGCTGGGCGAGCTACGGCCGGCTCGTCCGCGGCGAGGTGCTCTCGATCAAGGAAAACGAGTACGTAATGGCCGCGAAGGCCCTCGGCGCGAAGGACCGCTCGGTGATCTTCAAACACATCATCCCCAACGCGATGCCGCCGCTGCTCGTGGTCGCCTCGCTCAACATCGGCACCGTCGTCATCGGCGTCGCCGCGCTCGGCTTCCTCGGGCTGGGCATGCCGCCGGGTTCGGCCGAATGGGGGACGATGCTGGATGCGACCCGCGAGACGCTGATCCAGGGCCCCGACGGGCGGATCCCGTGGTGGGCGACCGTCTTCCCCGGCGGGGCGATCTTCCTGTTCGTGATGGCGATGAACCTGATCGGCGACGGGATCAACGACGCGCTCGACGCCCAGGAGACCGGCGTCGGCGCGGGCGCGGAGGGTGGCGGCTGATGGCGCTGCTCGAAGTCGAGGACCTGACCGTCGAGTTCTACACCGAGGAGGGCGTCGTCACCGCGGCCGACGACCTGAGCTACCGGATCGAGCGCGGCGAGAAGTTCGGCGTCGTCGGCGAGAGCGGGGCCGGAAAGAGCGTCACGGCGCTCTCGTTGATGCGCCTGATCGAGAGCCCCGGCCGGATCACGAGCGGCGAGATCCGCTTCAAGGGCCGGGACGTCCTCGAGATGAGCGAATCCGAGGTCCGGTCGATCCGCGGCAACGAGATCGCGATGGTGTTTCAGGACGCCCAGACCGCGCTCAACCCGGTCTACAGCGTCGGCGAGCAGATTGCGGAGGCGATCCGCCACCACCTCGACTACGACGACCGGGCGGCCAGAGAGCGGACGATCCGGCTGCTCGACGAGGTGGGAATCCCCGAGGCCGAGACCCGCTACTCCGACTACCCCCACGAGTTCTCCGGCGGGATGCAACAGCGCGCGGTCATCGCGATGGCGCTGTCCTGCGATCCGGATCTGCTGATCTGCGACGAACCCACCACGGCGCTCGACGTCACGATCGAAGCCCAGATCCTCGACCTCATAGAGGAACTCGCCGAGGAGTTCGACACAGCCATCCAGTTCATCACGCACGATCTGGGCGTCATCGCGAAGGTCTGCGACCGCGTGATGGTGATGTACGCCGGAAAGCCCGTCGAGAAGGCGCCCGTCGAGGAGCTCTACTACGACCCGAAGATGCCCTACACCGTCGGGCTGATGAGTTCGATCCCGCGGGTCGGCGACGAACGCGAGCGCCTCCAGACCATCCCGGGGACGATGCCGGACCTCGTCGAGCTGCCCACCGGGTGCAGTTTCCACCCCCGGTGTCCGTTCGCGGAGGAGGCGTGCGTCCGTAAGGAGCCGCCGCTGGTCGACATCGAGACCGGTCGGGAGGCGACCCCCGAGACCACCCACTCGGCGGCGTGTCTCGAATACACCGGCGACTTGACGCGGGGCCTCGATTACGAGGTCAGCGTCGAGGACGACGACGAGCGGATCAGCGGGCACGTCGAGGGTGATCGGAATGACTGAGCGGGCCGACGAGCCGATCCTGCGGATCGACGGGCTGAAGAAGTACTACGACACCTCCGGGGGATTCATCGACACCCTGCTGGGGCGGGGCCAGTCGGTGAAGGCGGTCGACGACGTCGACCTGGAGCTGTACGAGGGCGAGACCCTCGGCGTCGTCGGCGAGTCGGGCTGTGGGAAGACCACGCTCGGCCGGTCGCTCCTCCGTCTGATCGAACCGACCGAGGGGGCGGTGACCTATCGGGACGAGGATCTGACGGAGGTCTCGACCGACCGACTTCGGGAGCTCAGGACCGACCTCCAGTACGTCTTCCAGGACCCGTTCGCGAGCCTCAACCCCCGGATGACCGTCGGGGAGATCGTCGGCGAACCGCTCGACATCCACGGGATCGCGTCGGGCGAGGCCCGCACCGAGCGGATCCGCGAACTGCTCGAAACCGTCGGGCTGTCGGCGAGCCACACGCGCCGGTACCCCCACGAGTTCTCCGGCGGGCAGCGCCAGCGGGTCGGCATCGCCCGCGCGCTCGCGGTCGACCCGGAGGTCATCGTCTGCGACGAGCCGGTGAGCGCGCTCGACGTCTCGGTGCAGGCCCAGATCCTCAACCTGCTCGAGGACCTCCAGGACGAGTTCGGCCTCTCCTATCTATTCATCGCCCACGACCTGAGCGTCGTCGAACACATCTCGGATCGCATCGCGGTGATGTACCTCGGCGAGATCGTGGAGGTCGGCACGACCGAGGAGGTCTTCTCACCGCCGCATCACCCCTATACCGAGGCGCTGCTCTCGGCGATTCCCGAGCCGGACCCCCTCTGGGAGGGCGAGCAGGTCTTCCTCCCGGGAACCGTCCCCTCGCCCATCGATCCTCCCTCCGGCTGTCGGTTCCACACGCGCTGTCCGCGCATCATCCGCCCCGAGGGGTACGACCTCGAACGGGACGAGTGGCGCTCGATCGTGGACCTCAAACTCCGGGTTCGTGACGCCGAAACGCTCGAATCGGTCACCTCGCCGGCGGACGACGCGAGCGGGGACGCGATCGACCCGGCGGACGTCTCGCGGGACCGGCTGGGCGAGCTGGTCCGAGCGGAGTTCTCGTTGCCGCGGTCGGTGAGCGATGCGGACGCCGAGCGTGCCCTCTCGGAGGCGATCGACGCGCTGCACGGAGGGGGGTTCGAGACTGCAAGCGAACGCCTCGAATCGGCGTTCGTCTCGCCCTGCGAAACCCACCACCCCGAGCAGTACGCGACCGGCGAAACCCACCGGATCGCGTGTCTGCTCTACGACGAGGCGTTCGCCGACCGGAGCGGCCCTCGCGAGGGCGCGACTGACGACACACCGGCCGACGACTGACGCGCGGAACGTTTTAGTTCCCCTCGCCCCGAGGCTCGCCAATGCGTCGGATCTACGAGTCGGATGCGCTCCGCCGTGACGACGGCAGTTTCACGCCGAGCCGGCGGCGATCGAGCACCCCGCTGCAGGCGATGCGCTCGGTGAACGCGACGGCGCTGAGCCGGCGGCTCATCCCCGACGGACTGCGAAACCGCTCGCTCTCGGTCGAGGTCTCGACGCCCCGAACCGAGTTTTCGTCCGGTGAGGTGATCCCGTTTCGCGTCACGATGACGAACTCGATGCCGTTCCCGCTCACCGTCCGGACCCGCTCGCCGATCCCCTGGACGTGGAGCGTCGACGGCGCGCCCGAGGCCGCGCGCATCGCGCTTCGGGAGCCGCCGGACGAACCCGGCGAGTTCCGCTTCGGCCGGGGCGAGCACAAACGCTTCGAGAAACGATGGCAGGGACTGTTTCGCGTCTCGCGCTCGGAGTGGGAACGCGCCGGGCCGGGGGAGTACGCGATCGGCGCGGGCCTCAACGTCGAGGACGCCGCCGGGAAGGGACTGTACGACGAAACCACCGTTCGAATCGTCGAATGGGAGTAGTGCCTACACGATCCCCGACTCCTCATCGGGACCGAGCGCCTCGGGGTCGAACTCGAGTAGCGGCTGTTCGCACTCACGACACGCGAGGGTGACGACCTCGTAGCTCCGACAGCACGACTCACGGGTGTCCTCGCTGATGGCGATCGGGGCCGAACAGCGCGGACAGGTCGCGCGAAACGAGCGAAGCGACTCGAGGATGCCGAGGCGCTGTTCGGCGGGGATGCCGGCCCACTGGCCGGTCAGCCCCGACAGCGCCTCGTGGGCGGCCACGTCCGCGAGCAGCGCGGCCTCCGAGGGCCACTTGCGGACGCGCCGGCCGACCTCAAGCACCGGGTGGGGCCGGTCCAGCACGGTCATCGAATCGGGATCGCCATCGAAGAGGGACTTCGCCGCTTCGGGGTCGATCGAGCCGTCGCGCGCCGCGGTTCGCTCGTTGAGGCGGCGGTCGAAGCCGTCGGTCAGGCAGAGATCGTCCTCCCGGTCGCACGGTTCGACCGCCCCCGCTTCGAGAAGGAACCGCTCGGGATCGACCGCGTTCTCCCGTCGGTGTTCGATGCGTTCGACGGTCTCCCAGTCGGCGTGGCGCTGCGTCGGATGGGCGTCGAACCGGGCGAGGACCCGGTCGGGGAAGTAGCGTGCCGTGAGCCACGGAGTGGCAGGGACCAGATACCCCCGCAGGTAGATGGCGAGCAGCGCGACGAGAAACACCCCGACCGCGAGGCCACCCGAGGCGATCGCCACGAGAGCGCTCGCGACGATCGCGAGGGCGACGTTGAGCGCCGTACAGGGGACACAGCGGTTCTCGCCGGTGTACTCCGGCCGGCGCACGCGTTCGACCAGCGGGGCGATCCGGTCGCTCATACCCGAACCCGGGGCCGCGAACTGAAAAGCCTGCCACTCGCACCATCGGAGTCCACCCGATAGGTATGTGAATCACGGGGCCGAACCGATCCGTATGTCGGAGCCGACGCGCCGTGAGGCCCTCCGCGCGCTCACCGCCGCCGGGGTCGCGTCGCTCGCGGGCTGTGCGAGCGACGAGGAACCGAGCGACCCGGACGAGACGGAACCCGACGCCCCGACGATCAGCGATCGCTGGGTTACCGGCACCGCGACACCCGGACGGACGCTTCTCGGCCATCGCGCGACCGACGCCGCCTCGCGCG
Protein-coding sequences here:
- a CDS encoding ABC transporter ATP-binding protein; its protein translation is MTERADEPILRIDGLKKYYDTSGGFIDTLLGRGQSVKAVDDVDLELYEGETLGVVGESGCGKTTLGRSLLRLIEPTEGAVTYRDEDLTEVSTDRLRELRTDLQYVFQDPFASLNPRMTVGEIVGEPLDIHGIASGEARTERIRELLETVGLSASHTRRYPHEFSGGQRQRVGIARALAVDPEVIVCDEPVSALDVSVQAQILNLLEDLQDEFGLSYLFIAHDLSVVEHISDRIAVMYLGEIVEVGTTEEVFSPPHHPYTEALLSAIPEPDPLWEGEQVFLPGTVPSPIDPPSGCRFHTRCPRIIRPEGYDLERDEWRSIVDLKLRVRDAETLESVTSPADDASGDAIDPADVSRDRLGELVRAEFSLPRSVSDADAERALSEAIDALHGGGFETASERLESAFVSPCETHHPEQYATGETHRIACLLYDEAFADRSGPREGATDDTPADD
- a CDS encoding ABC transporter ATP-binding protein encodes the protein MALLEVEDLTVEFYTEEGVVTAADDLSYRIERGEKFGVVGESGAGKSVTALSLMRLIESPGRITSGEIRFKGRDVLEMSESEVRSIRGNEIAMVFQDAQTALNPVYSVGEQIAEAIRHHLDYDDRAARERTIRLLDEVGIPEAETRYSDYPHEFSGGMQQRAVIAMALSCDPDLLICDEPTTALDVTIEAQILDLIEELAEEFDTAIQFITHDLGVIAKVCDRVMVMYAGKPVEKAPVEELYYDPKMPYTVGLMSSIPRVGDERERLQTIPGTMPDLVELPTGCSFHPRCPFAEEACVRKEPPLVDIETGREATPETTHSAACLEYTGDLTRGLDYEVSVEDDDERISGHVEGDRND
- a CDS encoding ABC transporter permease: MSKERGRIRISGFDAERVERRDPLSDWTADSEVDTESRWRRGLRRFRRNRSAMAGVAVVAVLALAAFLARPVVIAGVPIQPFALAPHEPSTILYLQDPSVGVYDPPSPSYPMGTDGSGRDLFSRILYGGRYSLSIGFIVVALTASFGAVYGAISGYYGGWTDEVMMRIVDTIYAFPGLILALIIVAILGGGYWQLVLAFSLFGWASYGRLVRGEVLSIKENEYVMAAKALGAKDRSVIFKHIIPNAMPPLLVVASLNIGTVVIGVAALGFLGLGMPPGSAEWGTMLDATRETLIQGPDGRIPWWATVFPGGAIFLFVMAMNLIGDGINDALDAQETGVGAGAEGGG